The following are encoded together in the Vigna unguiculata cultivar IT97K-499-35 chromosome 2, ASM411807v1, whole genome shotgun sequence genome:
- the LOC114173890 gene encoding glycine-rich protein 5-like, translating to MATKVPAIAEPATKDLETENAALGGGGESLPPEGGDAGASLDGGAGGESEGLEDGPGAPAGGVVEAGAGAGTGAGGGVAGVGAGVGVAADGGGVAGVVGVGAGADAGGGGGVVVGGCVGAPPGACAMHEVARSPNTRNSCTATEPMF from the coding sequence ATGGCGACCAAGGTTCCCGCGATAGCAGAGCCAGCAACGAAGGACTTGGAAACGGAGAATGCGGCGTTGGGTGGTGGGGGTGAATCGCTGCCACCTGAGGGTGGAGATGCGGGGGCGTCGCTGGATGGTGGTGCTGGTGGAGAGTCAGAAGGATTAGAAGACGGACCGGGAGCTCCAGCAGGTGGAGTAGTAGAAGCTGGGGCAGGAGCGGGGACAGGTGCTGGTGGTGGAGTTGCTGGTGTGGGTGCGGGTGTAGGTGTTGCTGCAGATGGTGGTGGAGTTGCTGGTGTGGTGGGTGTAGGAGCCGGTGCCGATGCGGGTGGTGGCGGTGGGGTGGTTGTGGGAGGCTGTGTAGGTGCACCACCTGGCGCTTGTGCTATGCATGAAGTAGCCAGAAGCCCCAACACGAGAAACAGTTGTACTGCAACAGAACCCATGTTCTGA